One Dromiciops gliroides isolate mDroGli1 chromosome 3, mDroGli1.pri, whole genome shotgun sequence DNA segment encodes these proteins:
- the LOC122751172 gene encoding phospholipase A2, membrane associated-like, whose protein sequence is MKTFLLLPVLIAYGLSQVQGSLKQLQEMIEKVTGKNALVSYGFYGCHCGLGGHGIPKDATDRCCAAHDCCYSKLVKNSCHPKMEKYDYNYHNDVITCGSGSKCQEQICSCDRTLTYCMLENLRTYNPKYQSFPNILCGGSKPQC, encoded by the exons ATGAAGACCTTCCTCCTGCTGCCTGTATTGATAGCCTATG GCTTATCTCAAGTACAGGGGAGTTTGAAGCAACTGCAGGAAATGATTGAGAAGGTCACAGGGAAGAATGCCCTGGTTAGTTATGGCTTCTATGGCTGCCACTGTGGCTTGGGGGGGCACGGGATCCCCAAGGATGCCACTGATAG GTGCTGTGCAGCCCATGACTGCTGCTACTCGAAGCTGGTGAAGAACAGCTGTCACCCCAAAATGGAGAAATACGATTATAACTACCATAATGATGTCATCACTTGTG GGTCTGGAAGCAAGTGCCAAGAGCAGATCTGCTCCTGTGACAGAACTCTCACCTACTGCATGTTGGAAAATCTAAGGACCTACAATCCCAAGTATCAAAGCTTCCCCAACATCCTGTGTGGGGGGAGTAAGCCCCAGTGCTGA